The sequence CACCGTCTCCAGGTCAGCAAGCGCGCTCTGCAACTGCGAAATCTGAATATTGGCGCGGTCTGCCGGGCTGCCCGCGCTCGCCAGTGCTATTTGCTGCTCCCAGCTCTTCAGGCCATAGAGCAGGTCGCCAGGCAGACTCCTGGCAGCAGCGGTTGTCACGCCAAAAAAGGCGAGCAGCAAGACGGCTGCGGCGCTCAACGCGCTCACCCAGGCGCGGCGGACTGACACGCGGCGAGACCGTTCCCCGGCGCGTGGAAGTAGCCTCAGGCGAGCAATATGGCCGTTGTGGTGCGCCCGCGCCCGCGCGCGAATACGCGACTCGATCCGCTCGGTCAGGGCTGGCGGCGGCTCAACGGTATTTAATCGGAGAATCGCTTGCGCAGCAGCAATTCTGGCCGCCTCATCATCACTCATATCCGGCTGCCAGGAGGCGTCAGACAGGCGCTGCTCGATCAGACGGTCCAGGTCTTCTTCACGATTCATGCCCGCCCTCCTTTCCCTTTCCCTCCAGATGATGCCCCCTTCGGAACCGCCCTTGCGGGAACTGGGTTCCCGCACTCTCGCCTGCGGCTCGCGGGCGGCTGCCCACAAAGCCTAACTGCTCCGCCAGCTTTCCTAACGCGCGGAACTGTAAGGCGCGCACCGCTCCGGGCTGCTTTTTGAGCGCGCGCGCCAGGTCTTCGATGCTCTGCCCGGCCAGAAACCGGCCTATCACCACCACCTGCTGCTCAGTGGTCAGGCTGCCCAGCGCCAGCCCCAACTCCTCCAGGGTCTCGCGCCATTCCTGCAAGGCCGCTGGATTGCTCGCCAGATCAGTTGTCATCACCTCTGGCTCCCAGCGATCCTCTTCTGTCTCTGCACTGTATCCGCCCAGAGGAACCAGGCGCATAGCGTCACGCTTCTTGCGATGCAGCGCCCTGGCGATCTTCCCCTGGGCAATCTGAATCAGCCAGGCATAAAATCCGGCCTCATGTTCGGCGCGGAGCGCGCCGATGGATTCCACCATCACCAGAAAGACATCGGAGACGATGTCTTCAACCAGATCAGGCTGCCCCAGCCGCGCCAGCACATAGCGATAGATCACTGGCAAGGCGCGTTGATAGAGCGCAACCAGCGCCTCTTCATGGTGTTGGCGTGCCTGCCGGATCATATGAGCAAAGGCGGCGGCACTGAGTTGTTCCTGGCTGGTCGTAAGCCACCTCCAGCGACCCTTCATCAAGCCTTGCAAGGTTCCTCAAGAAGATAGTGCTTCTGCACGGCGATTTGTTACGCGCCACATCCTACCTCGCCCTCGCTGCCAGGGCTGGCGGCGGTACACGCGGCGCTGCGGGCATATTCGGTATAATATACTTGCTGGTTCATCCTGGCTAGCAGCCGCTATTTTCCGCTCACTCTGGTTATAATGAGGTACGCTGTTGGCTACACACTATCGAACGGACCATCTACAATAAAGGGGGCGCCGTTATGCGAGTTGGCGTGGGGCTGCCTAACGCCATTCCTGGGACCGACGGCCAGCGCCTGATTGAATGGGCCAGGCGCGCCGACGCGGGGCCGTTCTCCAGTCTGGGTGTGCTTGATCGCCTGGCTTATGACAGCTATGATCCCTTGAGCGCGCTGGCCGCCGCTGCTGCCGTCACGAGCCGTCTTCGGCTGGTGACGATGATCGTCATTGGCCCGCTGCGCAATACCTTGCTGCTGGCAAAGGCTGCCGCCTCCGTGGATGCCCTCTCCGGCGGGCGGCTGACACTGGGGCTGGCCGTTGGCGCGCGCAAGGCCGATTACGAGGCCGCTGGCATGGACTATCACTCGCGCGGCAAGCGCCTCTCAGAGCAGCTTACCGCGCTGCGCGACTATTGGGAAGATGAGCGTATCGGCCCACGCCTGGCGCGTCCAGGCGGACCGCCGCTCTTGATTGGCGGCTCAAGCGACCAGGGTTTTGCTCGCGTGGCCCGCTATGCTGATGGCTACGTACATGGCGGCGGCCCACCCAGAACCTTTGCCCGCGCGGCAGATAAAGCCTGCGCCGCCTGGAGCGACGCCGGACGCCCCGGCAAGCCTCAACTCTGGGCGCAGGGTTACTTCGCCCTGGGAAACGAGGCCGCTCACATGGGCATGAACTATCTGCGCGAATACTACGCCTTTACCGGCCCATTCGCCGAAAAGATCGCCGCTAGCCTGCTCACCACACCCCAGGCCATCGCGCAGTTTCTGCGCGGCTATGAAGAAGTGGGATGCGATGAACTCATTCTTCTGCCAACCTCTCCTGATCTGGCGCAGATCGATCAACTGGCCGCCGTTCTTGACGGGCTGGGCAGACGCGGGCGCGCCGCCGCGCCAGAGCGAGCATAGGGGGCCGCTGTGAAGATCGTTATCCTCGGCGCTGGACCTGCTGGCCTCTATGCTGGCCTGCTCATCAAAAAAGCCAATCCCGCGCACGACATCACTATCCTTGAGCGCAACCCGGCGGATGTCACCTATGGCTGGGGCGTCGTCTTTTCTGATCGCACGCTGGCCTCGTTCCAGCGCGCCGATTATAAGACCTACGAGCAAATCGCCAGCCAGTTTGTCATCTGGGACGCCATAGACACCCGCTATCGCGGCGAAACCATCCGCTGCGGCGGCCACGTCATCGCCAGCATCACTCGCAAGACGCTGCTGCATATCCTGCAACAGCGGTGCGCCGAACTCGGCGTCAACCTGCGCTTCAGCGCAGAGGTCAACGACCTGGCCGCGCTCCCCGACTACGATTTGCTGATCGCCGCCGATGGCCTCAACAGCCTCGTCCGCAAAACGCATGAGCCAATCTTTAAGCCAGCTATCGAACTGGGCAAAGCCAAATATATCTGGCTGGGCGCAGAGAAAGTGCTGGACGCCTTTACCTTCATCTTCCGCGAGAACGAGCATGGTCTCTTTCAAGTTCACGCCTACCCCTTCAGCGGCACAACCAGTACCTTTATCGTCGAATGCGACGAGGTATCCTGGCTGAAGGCCGGGCTGGACAAAGCCGACGAAACGCAAAGCCTGGCCTATTGCGAGCAACTGCTGACCGACGATCTGAACGGCGCAAGGCTGCTCTCTAATAACTCGAAATGGATCAATTTTCCTACACTCAAAACCCAGCACTGGCAGCATGGAAAGATCGTCTTGCTGGGCGACGCCGCACACACCGCCCACTTCTCTATCGGCTCCGGCACGAAGTTGGCGATGGAAGACGCCATCGCGCTCGCCACCGCGCTTGAACAATACGCCGACCTAAATACCACCCTCACTGAATATCAGCTTGAGCGCAAGCCCGTCGTCGAAACGTTTCAGCGCGCCGCGCAGGAAAGCCAGCACTACTTCGAGACGCTCAAACGTTACCTGGGCCTCGACCCGATCCCCTTCACCTTCCAGTTGCTCACGCGCAGCGGCAGAATCACCTACGACGACCTGCGCCTGCGCGACACGCGCTTTGGCGACGCGGTTGATCGCTGGTATGCGGCGCGGGCAGTTAAAACCGCCAGCCTTGCGCCGCCGCCGCTCTTCACGCCGCTTAAACTCCGCGAGGCCATCATCCCTAACCGCGTGGTCTTGCTTCCTCGCCCGACC is a genomic window of Ktedonobacterales bacterium containing:
- a CDS encoding sigma-70 family RNA polymerase sigma factor: MKGRWRWLTTSQEQLSAAAFAHMIRQARQHHEEALVALYQRALPVIYRYVLARLGQPDLVEDIVSDVFLVMVESIGALRAEHEAGFYAWLIQIAQGKIARALHRKKRDAMRLVPLGGYSAETEEDRWEPEVMTTDLASNPAALQEWRETLEELGLALGSLTTEQQVVVIGRFLAGQSIEDLARALKKQPGAVRALQFRALGKLAEQLGFVGSRPRAAGESAGTQFPQGRFRRGHHLEGKGKEGGHES
- a CDS encoding LLM class flavin-dependent oxidoreductase — encoded protein: MRVGVGLPNAIPGTDGQRLIEWARRADAGPFSSLGVLDRLAYDSYDPLSALAAAAAVTSRLRLVTMIVIGPLRNTLLLAKAAASVDALSGGRLTLGLAVGARKADYEAAGMDYHSRGKRLSEQLTALRDYWEDERIGPRLARPGGPPLLIGGSSDQGFARVARYADGYVHGGGPPRTFARAADKACAAWSDAGRPGKPQLWAQGYFALGNEAAHMGMNYLREYYAFTGPFAEKIAASLLTTPQAIAQFLRGYEEVGCDELILLPTSPDLAQIDQLAAVLDGLGRRGRAAAPERA
- a CDS encoding FAD-dependent monooxygenase, which translates into the protein MKIVILGAGPAGLYAGLLIKKANPAHDITILERNPADVTYGWGVVFSDRTLASFQRADYKTYEQIASQFVIWDAIDTRYRGETIRCGGHVIASITRKTLLHILQQRCAELGVNLRFSAEVNDLAALPDYDLLIAADGLNSLVRKTHEPIFKPAIELGKAKYIWLGAEKVLDAFTFIFRENEHGLFQVHAYPFSGTTSTFIVECDEVSWLKAGLDKADETQSLAYCEQLLTDDLNGARLLSNNSKWINFPTLKTQHWQHGKIVLLGDAAHTAHFSIGSGTKLAMEDAIALATALEQYADLNTTLTEYQLERKPVVETFQRAAQESQHYFETLKRYLGLDPIPFTFQLLTRSGRITYDDLRLRDTRFGDAVDRWYAARAVKTASLAPPPLFTPLKLREAIIPNRVVLLPRPTCPAEHGVPNDTHLADLSSGALGGAGLVLTPLTAVSAEGRITPGDTGLYTPAQQAAWARVTEQIHRHTPAKIALQLGHAGRRGATRPRSEGLDRPLRQGGWPLVSASPIPYTPQQPTPRAMDCDDMNRVRDDFVRAARMAHEADFDLLHLHMAQGYLLASFLSPGANQRADEYGGPLENRLRFPLEVFDAVRAAWPEEKPLSVALSVSDGVRGGFEVEDAVSVAHTLKAHGCDMIEALAGQTVPDAEPAYRRGFLTPLSDQVRNEAGIPTMVGGYLTTTNEINTIVAAGRADLCIMEPR